The Anopheles gambiae chromosome 2, idAnoGambNW_F1_1, whole genome shotgun sequence genomic sequence tatatgtttatttatacTTGCGAAAGTTGCCTCTCTTTCTCCTCTATCCCAAAGACTCTTCAGCACCATGTTGAAGTTGAACAAGGTCGATGGGtagaacaacaaacaaactttttcTTCACCAACGCAAACAAAGACTGCTATTGGACAGGCAAGGAAGGGAATGGAATGAAAAGGATCCATCCAAGAGCTTCCAGCAAACAACACCATCTAACACCGGTTAATCCTTCGACCTGTATGGCCCGAAACTATACCGCCGTACGATGAACTTTGGGCAAAACAGTTACCTCCGTGCCATCGTTCTGTCGGCCGGCTTGATTAGTTATTGAATACTTGTTCATATCCTTCCCTCGCTCTGATCCTTTCTGATCCTCGCTACGCCCTCTTAAAACCAACTTAGGAGTAAAAATCGGACCATCGGCTTCGAACTTCTTTACAGCCTGATGCTTCATTCTTTGGAGAGTGCGAAAATTGTGGTTCTTTCAAGAACGGTCGGCTTTCGGGCGGCAGACGTGTATGTCGGCGTTTGTGGCTTCAAAGTCCCAGCACAAACATCATACATCACCAAGCGGTTCGGATTAGTGTCACATGATGTTTCGCTCTCGAATAGAGGTCAAATAGATCTATTTCCAATTGCACGCTTCCCACAAAGTTGCAGAAAGTTCCGAGATGCCTATCACAGCTAGAcgaaaatattgcaaaattaAGATAACATTATGAGCTTACAAGATTTATGTGCTAAAAATGCTAAGATCTCTTATCAGCCGGCCCAGATCGAAGGATGAATTGCTGGGCTGTTCAGGGCTATTGGGAAGAGGGTTGTGGGCCTGTCAGATATGACCCGAGCATAGGcagcgaaagaagaaaaaagtccAAAAAGATACAAAGCAAAGGGAAATGAAAGGTAActtcaaattgaaattaccTAAGAAGTCAATTTTCAAGCCGGTCgtcgtttttctctctctttcttgatCTCCTCTTCAGGCTGACTGTTTTTGATGTGCGTGATTTTCTTACCCCGCACTCTTTTCCTGCCGAGCTGCCGTTGGAGCCTTTTTCCAAGTGAGAGACGAGGTTTATATTTTTTCGCTTCCGTGCTCTACTTGGCGCCGAACCAACCCGCGCCAGGCACTGCTCCGTTCCGCCTGCTACACACCCTtgtcaaataacaaaaacatcctCCGAACTGTCATATCTTGATGTACACGAGACGTGCGTTTGTTTCTCCCCAGACCTCCATCGATCGTGGCCAAGATATGGGCTTCGTGGCCCAGagacagaaacacacacacacacacatacatatccAGATATTAGACGTGTATGCGCCTTATAGCTCGTTGCGTTTTTATATAAATGAGCACTGGGATTGAAATAAGTTTTACTCCTTCTCTGCGAAGCCCCCTTCCAATGTTCCTTTTCCGTTACAACCACCAACCTCAATTCGAAATCGATTCGATGCTCTGATGTTTATGACAGTTACTacgaacaaacacactcactcactcacacacaccccgtTCTAGCATGATGACGtcgaacaaacaacaaacgacgaatgcgatgttgatgatgatgacgactcTGGGGGTGTAGCTGGTGTAGGAGCACCGTCTTCGGCCAAAGAGCGAGggaaataatcataaaatgaGCGCAAAGACAGCACCGAGAACATGGCGGGGAAATAAATTTGTTCCACCCAAGAGACCCCACCTATCCCGGGCGCACTCGAACGCTCCAGCGTGAGCTGGATAATTTTCTATCTAATCAAACTACCCAACACGGCCGGCGCACACGGGCGGCTTCGGATTGGTTTTTGGGATGGACAGGCGCTCTCGCAGGTTGCCGTTGCTAACTGTTGCTGACACATTGAGGTATGAGTAGCGTGCTTGTTACGTTCGACAAAATACACCGTCGTCCAGCAGGCACATGGAAGCGTCACAAAGCGCTACGCTACGTAAAGTTGTAGATAGTAATCGCCGTGTTCCGAGAGATGTGTTTAAGCAGATCGGGCTCGAGTGTCCTAAATTGTGCGCTGCCCTGTTAGGGGAGTTTATTATGGGTCATtggaaaaacaatttacttCGACAAGCAAAATGACACGACCTTCCAATTTTCTGATTAGCAGCGGAGCTCGTGTTTTGATGTCTTGCTTAGTAATCTGTTTGAgagattttgtttcttttaacTTCAGTTACAGATAAACATCGCTCATACTTTAATTCATCTCATCCCTTAATATCCTTAAAGTGatgtttttgtgtactgttTAAACAACGCTTAAAGCGCCATTTTGTTGCCACACAAAAGCAGAAAACGCTTCTACTAATAAAAAAGAGCACCCCAACCGGAGATTGAAGAAAAATCACGACCGTCGTCGTCTTTGGCCATTCCTTTAAGCTCTGTGTGTTACTCTGTGCGGGAGGGATTTTCCCGCCGACATTGGCGACATCGATCGTACACCAGTCCAGAAAGGTAGGCTAAGCGCAAACCACAACTccacgaaaacacacacacacacattgacacTTCCTTCTTTCGCACATCCACGGTGGAAATGGTCACATGGCAAGTCACAGCGGCAAGAAAGATGGAGAAACAGTGTCGAAGAAGCAGGCCAAGGGAGTTTGGCCGTGGTCATTTTTCATCCTAGAACCGTGTGTTTTTGTCAGTTTTCCTTGTGTCAAGCCCCACGCTCCCGCCCCAACCGACAAGCCGGCCAAAGAAATCTTGCGCTGACGTCGTCGTTGGTCGCATGGGGTAGAGAAGGAgcgagataaaaaaaatacgaacAAAAAGTTTCCCTAAAACCCTACCAATCGACCCATGTCGATCTAAGGGATCGTCGATAGATAATGTGGGGTGAACACGCCAAGTAAACGGGGGAGCGAGTGAGAGTGAAAATGGAATAGAGAGATGGGTGGAAAAATGGCCACccgaaaaaaggaagaatgGTCAAACGCGCTGTGTTTTTTCATGTGGATTCGGTGGAGgtttggaggaaaaaaaaacactgacacGCTCGAGAAAACCCACCAAAAGGAAAGACCGAAAGAACATGCTAGGGTAGCTATTTCTTTTCACTTTTGCTATGGTGGGTGTTATTTCGCTTCACCGTAGTTATGGAGCAAACCACCGAGAAATCATGATAAGGAAATGGCCGTTCAAGGAGCGCTGAATGAGGACGCGTTAAGCACTTTTCCCTCTTATTGATATTCCTTTGTACCAGCAGCGGAACTTGGAGACATCCTTCCCCCTTTCACAGACTCCCTCTGCCAGCTTCgctatttattattttgatattAATGTTGATGATAGATTTTTAATGGCACCTCGATGGCAATCGTGGCCAACGGAAGGCAATCCAAGAAGcgatagaaaataaaaaaaatcgaacaaaaaaacccaacccgGCGAATGAAAGAACAAACCATCCTCCTCCGCCCGCACCAACCATCCCAAAAGAATCGATAAATTATGTGTTCCGCCATACACACAAAGTATACTCCTTTTGGTCTTTTTTCTCCCATTCGGCCATTGTTCCTTTACCATCGCCACCATGCCCGAAGTGCGCATTACATTGTTTGACGTGAAACGAATCGGAATCGAATCGAGGAACGAATCGCAATCCCCGTCAGCTCGACAAGGAACCGGAATCCGCACATAAATGAGCGAACGAGTGCCTTTTGTGTCGCGtaaattggtttgttttgatttgcggCGGAATGTTGACGGAAAATAAATGACACAAGAGCGACACAGAGGAACGAGAAGGACCCCTTCAGGAGGGATCGCCATTGGCACGCTATCTAAATGTAACCGAGGAAGAAGAAAGCTGTCCCATAACAGATGTGCTTCCGAGGTGAGCCCGGGAAGAACGTACAAAAGGATCACGAAAAGATCAGTCAAGGTCCTCTCGGAGTCTTATCTCAAGTGGTCACTTAAGCTCGTGTTTGACAACATTTCAACATCACGGCTTGTTTTGGGATGAGCTGTgacccaccatagacgcaaCATGCCGCGACACGATACACTCAACCCGTCACGGACGACCCCATACTCGAGCCTTGTCGGTCTGGGatcgataaaatcaatgtCAACATTTGAGGAGGTGTTGGAAATGCTGGAAAACGAAACCACCGTAACCGGCAGCCGAGTTTATCTGGgtggcaagcaaacaaaacgagGAAGCCGATTACTAGCCACTCTTAGGCTATCTGTAGGTCGTAATATGATCTTCACTCTCTTCCCATCCTTAACGACCAGCCGCCGTCTGTCGAACACCACTTCAGCTCCATGGAAAgcaattatgttttgttttaacagCTCATTTGTCGGCTGCACGCTCTGCCGCTCGTGATTagatgtgtgagtgagtgttcCACCGCTTCCAGCTACCAAACCACGGAGGAGCGAAAAGGAAGATAATCAATTTTCTTCAAGGACTCTCCCGGTACGATGCGCGAAAAATGGGCGTACTAAAGTGGGCGGGTAAATTATACACCAAAAACTGCGAGATCTTGTTTGGCCCAATCGACTTCCGTAAACGGAAAGAGCCAAAGCAGAGGGCCTATGCTGGCCGTTGCCTCACGCAGCCAACACCTTCAACCATATTCAATCACCAAATGGAAAACCTTCAACCGCTACGGTAAGCCCTCAGGGCTGTGGCTTCAAacttctttatttatttttggaagCTTGGTTTGGACGCAAAAAAGCGCATTTAACGCAAGCTACCGCTGAAGAGCAGAAGGAGGATCGACCAACGTCCGATGGAAGCTCACGCTGTGAAAATGAACACTCAAAATTATACGTTTCGAATCGGGGAGGTAGAATTAGACGTACCACAAAGTTTTCAAGCTCGTACCATCATCGCTTAGCTCCTCGGACCTTGTCCGATTCACACCAATCTCTCGACGCTATGAGAACTTTCAGCCTCCATCGTGGTGGAGGACTTGCGCAAAAAGAGAAGCTGCAATTTTATCCAATCCAATCATCCTGCCCGAGATACAGAGCGAGCTGAGGACCCCTGCTAAGGGATCTGCACAGTAGAAGGGGTAAAACACGGAGATGATcgagttcatacaaacacacatacacacacatccaatGAAAAGTAGACACCCAATTTCAACCTCGGATGATTGGTAAATTAAGACGTTAGTTGAATGCAGCCTATTGGAACCTTGAACAAACGAACCTATCCTAACGCTGGACGGTTGTGTAACAATACAGGTGGCAAGGATATTCAATATTTATTGTAACCGTGGGGAGCTTGGGGAACCGAACGCGCCAACCGTTTCCCTTTCAGAACTGAAAAGCGTGAGAAAATTGTCTTTAAAACCTATATTTCAAGAAGCAGTATTTTTTCGCCACATGTACCACACGAAGTAGCAAATGATGTTGCAAACCATCTGCTCTCGCATCAGAAAACATTGTTGTGCAAAAACTGACAAGTTCACAGGTTGTCATCGTTGACGTTGGTTGATAGTTCATTTGAGGTTGACCCTGATGAATAACGCCTAGTTGATGCAGAGCGGCGGCTTCAATCGTTGATGCACCCGGCGATCATGATGGCTAGCCGTTATAAAAGTGtcaaaaaccaaaccacacTCTGACATCCTGAACGgttcaaaacaatgaaaaacaaaaccccaaccACACGTCTCACACTGTTCACTGTTTCATTCAATACTCCACTAACCTATGACTGCATCTGGGCGATGCTTTTGGTTTCACATGCGAGGAAAAAAACCTTGCCTTTTTTGTATTACATTTCGCATGTTCCATCTAGCGGCTTAAGCCGATGCATCGCGCCCAACAATGTCCACACAACACCAATAAATGCTCTACCACTGGTGACACAAGTTTGCAACGGAAAACGCAAGCCCGAGAAAGTCAACCCAGTAAACACCAGCTTCTGTGTCggtcaatttaaaataactgTGTTATGACTTCGATTTAATTGTTTGCTCATTGCACTCCCCTCCCCAGACAGAAACCGACGCCAGTGGCGTtacttgttgttgtttgtgcacGGATTTATAGGAAAAACGATGCAACTGGGTGGGAGCGTAACAGCAGGATCACTTCCAACTTCCATGAACTCAATCTTCCATGGCAAAGGATACGAACGGACGTTGGCCTCGGGGCCAAGTTTAGCCCGTAGTCGTAACCGTACCGCACCATTCCACCGGCCAGCATATGCCAATGACAGCAGGACAACGGAAGCCCTAATATCATGCACaacaaacaccaacacactGACAAACTAAGCCACGGGAAGGACGCGGTTTGCAAGGGACCAGAGGCACACGTCGCTTCAGGATCAACCCAGGCGACCCGTTaccgttgtgtgtttgtgtgtacgtgtgcttgGGGCTTGGATTATGGGGTCGTTTGAAGGTTGGAAAGCAGGCAAACCCATTTCACTCCACCTCGATCCTAGTCGTCCTAGTTTGTGTGGCTCAACAATTGCTTCTGCTCTGCTTTTGTCGCCACTGATGGCCggttattgtgtgtgtgtctgtgtatgtgtctgtgaaTGTCCTTCCTGTCTCCCTTGGAACCCTCTCCCGTTGGGGGGAGGGAAGCAAAggccacactcacacagactcCCCCagtagctgcagcagcagcagcagtggctgTTGTGctttgtggtttgtgtgtttggtgcgtGTTGAAATAATCTCCTGGCTGCCTGATGGAAAAATCGATATTCTCTACGCTTTGAAAACTGCGCTCGGTTTTGTGTTGAAATACTCTCCCATTTTTCAGACCAATTTCCACCCTGTGTACACATTTATTGAAATCGATTTCTAAGCACGGTGTAAGCTGGTATTCCATAATAATTTATCCCAACAATTAAAGCCCAAATGCCTCCACTTGAAAGGTCatgctctcactctctttctctcttcgcGACTGTCTGAATGGCTTGAACCACCTAGAAGAAGTGCGAATGTCGATTTTTAATGGGCTACATGAAAACGATCGTTGGTGGCAAGCAGACGAGCGAAGAAAACCTGTTCATATTTACATGCCCTAGCagacgcatacacacacacacacacacacataaacacaaacaccgaTCGGGAAGGAAGCGCGATCAAGCGCACTCCAAAATCACCGTGGAGGTGTGAAATGATGGACGAACGAAATCAATTTGTACGGGCCCGGGCGCACGCCCCGAGGCCACGCTCAGTCTCTGGTGGTGATGAACGTTCGAAAATGGAGATTAATTACTCCTTTTTCCTTTCTGAATCTGCTGGCCCGGGGTAAGAAACCGAACCAAGAAGAAGAGAATGGAATTCTCATCATTCTTTGCCTCATCTGATGGTAATCGACACATGGGAAGATTCTCTAGTTGTTCGCTCAGGCTTACCATTTTTTATGTACCGTTTACCCTCAAGATTGTTTACTCGAGGAAGGAACCggagaacaaaaaatacaacaacattATCCCAAGCTAACACCCAAAACAAATCGAACTAAAAGGAGTTGTTGCGTAGCATTTAGAAATTAATTAAGATCAATGTTTGAATGAGGCCGAGGAGCgattaaagaaaacaaaaactacacggaacggaacgatttGAGCCGACCGATCCGTTGCACAACTAATCCTAACTTTGGTACCGCcgtgtaattaaatttgttcctACACTTTATACATTGTGCCCCGGTGGAACTAATTTAAGAAACAGGAGCGTGCAAATATGCATCGAATTTTGTGAAAACTCCTTGGCGATAAATTATCTAcctatgtaaacaaaccccgAGTGCTTAGGTCTTAATTTATGAACAATGCTCAACCGAAGCTGAGCTATTAAAAACGAAACCACTTGTTTACTCCACTGTTTTCCCCAATCACGGCTAGGCAGAGGGGGAAACTTCATAAACATCTTGCCAGGGCGAAGCGATTGCCTCTTTCAAGTCATTAATTGAAAGGCACACTTTCCACTTCAACACATTCGAGGAGCTCTCTCGCTCGTTCAAGTTCACACTCATTAATCACCATATACAAGCGCAACTCATTTTTTCCTTCGGAAATTAAGCTTCCGCTGCGTTTTGAGCCGAAATGAGCAGCTCAAACAAATACGAAAGGTAGGAACAATATAATTACTATTTTGATATGAAACTACCCAACAAACAAGACGTTCAACGGCTCCGGGAAAACAATCCAATCTCCAGCACTGCACAAAACAATCGCCGTAAGGACCTCCCGGAGGAAGCGTATTGCCCATTAAAATGCTCCTTCCCAGAGTTGAAGTTTTGGGAAAACAAAGGCCTCGATTGCCTTTTTTGCGCTGCCACAGTCCGTCGGTAAACAGCGTGCAAACTTCTCCTTGAGGTCttgctgttattatttttttgtcggTATTTTTCCTTATTATGGTCTTGCGTTTTGTTCTTGGAAGTAAAGAAAAGGTCCACCACCCCCCAGGGTGCGGTAGGATATAGATCCGCCAGGACGGTGACTTACCGGTATGCGTTCGTTTGTGGATTTTCAGGTTCTCCGAGCGGGCAAACACCTTCCCGCAGGCCGGAAACGGGCACGGGAACGGCTTCTCGCCCGTGTGCACGCGGATATGATTGACCAGCTTGTACTTCGCCTTGAACGGCCGGCCGTTGCGCGTGCAGCCGAGCCAGAAGCAGGCGTGCGTCGTACACTCCGGCCCACCGACGTGGTCCACCGTCAGGTGCGTGACGATCTCCTGCATCGAGCTGAAGATTTTGTTGCACGTCTTGCGGCTACCGCCGTCCGACCCGGCCCCACCAATGCTGGCGGCCAGCGCCGACAGACCCAGCCcgagatggtggtggtggtggtgatggtgcggcGGCAGCTCCGGTTCCACCCACAGGCACTGCATCTCCTGCTTGATCGCCGGCGGGTGGCGCATGTACCGGAAGAACGCCCCGGACGTCCCCGGGTTGACGGGCAGGTTGGCGAGCGGatggtgctgatggtgatggtgcatgGCCGAGGCGTAGTTGCTCTGGTGATGCGCATGGTGGGCATGGTGGGCGTACGGATGGGTGTAATCGCTGGCCGTGGCCAACCCGGCCGCCGCCATCGCGCGCATCGAGTGCGCCCCGGCATGGAACGGATGGTGCCCGATGGCtgcagccgccgctgccgaATGGTGGTTCAGCGGGCTTTCGTGCGCAAACAGGGACGTCGGATCGGCCGCACTGGAGGCGGCCGCGGCCGCACTCGACGCCACCGCGGCCGTGCTGAAGTAATCGTTGTCACGCTTGAGCGACAGGAAGTCCCGCGAATGGTACGGGGCCATCGCGTGCGACGACATGTGCGAGGGAGGCGAGAGATGGTGCGAGTTGTAGGCTGATCCACTGCCTCCGCtcccgccaccaccaccggccccATTCGACGGACTgccctggtggtggtggtgatgatgcggATGGTGATGGTAAAACATTGCATCCGATGCATTTGCATTGGAGGTGGCCGACGAGCCGCCAACGCTCGCACCGGACGCACCCGTGCCGGATGCACCCGGGGGAAGCAtactggcggcggcggcggctgcagcGGCCGCCAGACTTGCACTAGCGGCCGAACTTGCCGACGATTCGATTTCACTGCTCTGCTCCAGATGGTCCGGCGACATCTTGATGCCGAACGTGGCCAGATGCGAGTGGTGGGCCGCCGACGAGCCACTGTCCATGAAAGCGTTCATCATCATTTTGTGGCAGGATTTGTTTGTTCAAGTTACCACTAACCGAAACACTAGTGAATGTTGCAAAGCCCCTTTTGCCACAACAGTTCAAGCTTACTCTGTTTTCTAGCCGTACGATATTATACTTTGGCTCACCGGATGAACACCAATAACAAACACTGATTCATTTCGTCTTCACTTGCGAATGCAATAAACGCTCACTGATTCTTCAACCACTGGAACTGTTTCAAATGTGTGCACGTTTATGTTTCACttgtttttcacttttacaTCGTTACAAGAAAATCTTACGTATTTTGATGCTTCAGTTTTGACACACTACGAAACTCCCGACGCCGTTAGCGACCAACACTACACTACAGGATAACCACAACACTTCCTTAACCGCACATAGCACTTGCACAGTGACGGAACCGTGTTCACTACCGAAGCGTGATCACAACAGTCGAACGAAACGAGAAACGCGCGTAACACTGCACGCGCCCACACGCGGCGCGTCAAAACGTgtaaagtgtgtatgtgtacgtgtgtataCTGCGATAGGATGTCAATGATGCTTCGAAACAGTCACAGATCACAGATCACTCTTGATCGCACACGCTACAGGGGACGACTCCCGGGATCTCACGGCTCACGCGGCTTCGCTGTGCGGACACCTATTGCGAGCACGAACGTTGGCAGCATTCTGAGTAGCGCTGTGCGCTCCGACCGGCAACCAGGGTTCCCGATCCCGAGAAAGGAGggtgacgcacacacacatacacacacgcacgcacacaaacacagccgtTACGCTTCACAGCCGAAGAGTCGACGCTTCGTTTGTGCTTGGGTGCAATGTGAAACAGGCATGCTGCTGTCACCGTCACGCCCAATCGGGGTCCGGTTTCCAACACCGGGGGAGTGgccaaaatggaagaaaatggtTGTGTCCTTTGCTGGCGCACGTATGCCATGTTCGCTCTACGCTCATGGTAGAATCGTTTGTTGGTAGTTGGTTTACACGGGACGTGAATGCAGTTGGCAGACTTTGCAAACTGTTAGAAGCATGCAGAAATGCAACGCGCATAGAGAGCTGCTTTGGAAAATGCAACTTTGTAGCTGaatggttttctttttgttacaagtagaaaaaaatgctCTTTTATATGGATTTaagaacacaaaacaacccAGTAAAGGCTTTTTTACTTTAGCAGAGCTTAGTGAACTGTGTTGTATTAAACATTACTTTGAACATTTCAAATATCATTCCAAGCTCTACAAATTATCCTGAAGAATAAGTTAATTGCTTCTGAAAGTCAGTTTAACAGATTGACTTTCAAGTTACGTGTAAACTGGCATTCAGCACGACCAAGCAACTCACATACATTTTACTCTCTTACTCTCACGGTGCATCGCTTCCCATCCTACTCCATCCGACGCAGCCTGCGCACGCACGAGCGAGACCGAGCACGGTCTTTGTTATTAATTCCACCaaaaattgttattgttaaaatatttgtcAAATTTGTCAACCTTAGTCAAATACGCTCGGTCGGGGGGAATTTCACGACCGCAGGACCACAACCAGGACGGCAG encodes the following:
- the LOC1281886 gene encoding pair-rule protein odd-paired; this encodes MMMNAFMDSGSSAAHHSHLATFGIKMSPDHLEQSSEIESSASSAASASLAAAAAAAAASMLPPGASGTGASGASVGGSSATSNANASDAMFYHHHPHHHHHHQGSPSNGAGGGGGSGGSGSAYNSHHLSPPSHMSSHAMAPYHSRDFLSLKRDNDYFSTAAVASSAAAAASSAADPTSLFAHESPLNHHSAAAAAAIGHHPFHAGAHSMRAMAAAGLATASDYTHPYAHHAHHAHHQSNYASAMHHHHQHHPLANLPVNPGTSGAFFRYMRHPPAIKQEMQCLWVEPELPPHHHHHHHHLGLGLSALAASIGGAGSDGGSRKTCNKIFSSMQEIVTHLTVDHVGGPECTTHACFWLGCTRNGRPFKAKYKLVNHIRVHTGEKPFPCPFPACGKVFARSENLKIHKRTHTGEKPFKCEHEGCDRRFANSSDRKKHSHVHTSDKPYNCRVNGCDKSYTHPSSLRKHMKVHGSLGEKSPSHNYDSDGEESSSESVISGGTQTPPSIGRLHDTHGHSTHGSSKLSATADSLHSNNNNNNSSSNNNNNTSGTGSNAGNSSTSKSSSLLSPPHSGSGGGGGGGSGNSGTSSSTSSSHLSQNQHHSLHSSSSHLSHQHHLASLQNHATSLAPPPPQLPLTPASSVSPQATTPSSMLVGHHHNHHLLYHHPQHHPNEWYSPTPPAGPDTMNHLNHFSHHHHHHLVHHGPTTAY